One window from the genome of Heptranchias perlo isolate sHepPer1 chromosome 22, sHepPer1.hap1, whole genome shotgun sequence encodes:
- the LOC137340601 gene encoding tripartite motif-containing protein 3-like encodes MDYSLETSKRKEKLLRTMHNLQVKSGNTLQKTSPLLNCHRGMGMVTVQHVNHLSQKASQICQDLENIENLVRFRQNELMHKIANPHGDSSNGLSGIHCCLDGTTYIVSVSSPWVHILNRSGQVFQSLHCVQNQGRSKEPFLPEDVTLTRTGMVAVTDMVGGVIRIFNPHSKFSDGEWINVGKIDCPKGIGVDTSGKLLVTDYTVGKVHIFAIDHTFKLLNVQTITGLTGPRYICSTYDGGIVVSEECDDVKVYGSNLKLMYSLGTKYCYQFGNPAGMCVDTEGNIMVVDEQKRNVVLFPKIGSPVCIVSAGLKKPTTLACSSNGIVFVMDTGDNCIKVFKYRVTPYYGSSKNGPSSHSPHISPKEKDG; translated from the coding sequence ATGGACTATTCCTTAGAAACCTCAAAACGCAAAGAAAAGCTATTGCGAACAATGCACAACCTTCAAGTTAAGTCAGGGAACACTTTGCAAAAGACAAGTCCATTACTAAACTGTCACAGAGGAATGGGTATGGTAACAGTACAGCATGTGAATCATCTGTCACAAAAAGCGTCACAGATCTGTCAGGATCTTGAGAATATTGAAAATCTTGTTCGTTTTCGTCAGAATGAGCTCATGCATAAAATCGCAAACCCACATGGTGATAGTTCAAATGGTTTGAGTGGTATTCATTGTTGTCTAGATGGCACCACTTATATTGTCAGTGTCAGCTCTCCATGGGTCCACATATTAAATCGATCTGGTCAGGTATTCCAATCACTGCACTGTGTTCAGAACCAGGGACGAAGCAAAGAGCCCTTTCTACCAGAAGATGTAACTCTGACTAGGACTGGAATGGTGGCAGTTACTGATATGGTGGGTGGAGTCATTCGGATCTTCAATCCCCATTCCAAGTTCTCAGACGGTGAATGGATAAATGTTGGGAAAATTGATTGCCCCAAAGGCATTGGAGTAGACACTTCTGGGAAGCTCCTGGTGACTGATTATACAGTAGGCAAAGTTCATATTTTTGCCATAGACCACACCTTCAAGCTGCTGAATGTTCAaaccatcacaggcctaacaggGCCCAGATATATATGTTCAACATATGATGGTGGAATAGTTGTAAGTGAAGAATGTGATGATGTGAAGGTATACGGAAGCAACCTAAAACTCATGTACTCACTCGGCACAAAATATTGCTACCAATTTGGTAATCCTGCTGGGATGTGCGTCGATACAGAAGGGAATATCATGGTAGTGGACGAACAGAAAAGAAATGTTGTGCTGTTTCCAAAGATTGGATCTCCTGTCTGCATTGTGTCTGCAGGTCTCAAGAAGCCTACAACTTTGGCTTGCTCTAGCAATGGTATAGTGTTTGTTATGGACACCGGAGACAACTGCATAAAAGTCTTCAAATACAGAGTAACTCCATATTATGGTTCATCGAAAAATGGACCATCTAGCCACAGTCCTCATATATCGCCAAAGGAAAAGGATGGGTAG